A region of Dictyostelium discoideum AX4 chromosome 1 chromosome, whole genome shotgun sequence DNA encodes the following proteins:
- a CDS encoding hypothetical protein (Slime mold (D.discoideum) transposon DIRS-1, complete, clone SB41): MEGIKNLPSMVKQGYYMVKLDIKKAYLYVLVDPQYRDLFRFVWKGSHYRWKTMPFGLSTAPRIFTMLLRPVLRMLRDINVSVIAYLDDLLIVGSTKEECLSNLKKTMDLLVKLGFKLNLEKSVLELTQSITFLGLQIGSISMKLLVPKEKKKSVIKEIRNFLKLDCCSPRKLAGLKGKLVALKDAFRLSTRRTNKFHSQCLTLANGDWDQSFPIPQDVKSEISHWLTVLNQWNGKEISLFPSYDYVLTTDASESGAGATLKKGNKVIKTWSFQWSTTQSNMSSNRREMLALLMAYQALCQKLNNCKLKIQTDNTTTLSYINRQGGQIQDLSVLFEQLWKQCLKKKVNLIGEHIPGFFNVKAPQPSFREESQIIVQSNQELQLATEEGSVQSHPTSIRSNTDISVRISPQPSNEQLLNNQNECTPPRLESMEAMSGLPTTHSFAFYPGEDELIQFEEGFFNTDLPNLEISNLVSDDSSTSSSSSSSHVSSSTGNIPRSIDQTISRVDTNPDSTTLETGDYSTFQYHVMSFAGTTNTKTAELLMKSWEPSTLKVYSSSYTRFRNFCTLNSLNPANITLVVFMDYLTHLFKHKPPLAFSTINGHRSMLNQLLLLRNQTDIVNDPFITRIMTGIHKLRPSSAKYKEIWDANQVFKHLSTIKVIPKYTYTALLNKTLVLCKTFGLARSSDLVKWSFKGLIITTDSIKGPVINAKEQRNGVVSILELTSLDDTNSQVCPNEGEQLQVNDINSIVLSSLSKSGIDIAKFKSHSTRSSMASLLLSNNVPFHVVKKMGRWKSNDTVPVRNFLFFECSCVKVTHTNLQSIVTFVQSLIKQSNF, from the exons ATGGAAGGAATCAAGAATCTACCGTCAATGGTCAAACAAGGTTATTACATGGTAAAACTCGATATCAAGAAAGCTTACCTCTACGTGTTAGTAGATCCACAATACAGAGACTTATTCCGCTTCGTGTGGAAAGGTTCGCACTACCGTTGGAAAACAATGCCGTTCGGGTTATCGACAGCTCCTCGTATCTTTACAATGCTGTTAAGACCTGTGCTTCGAATGTTGAGAGATATAAACGTATCCGTCATCGCTTACTTGGACGATCTATTAATCGTCGGTTCAACAAAAGAAGAATGTTTATCCAACCTCAAAAAGACAATGGACTTACTTGTCAAACTAGGTTTCAAGTTAAATCTAGAAAAGAGTGTTCTCGAACTAACTCAATCAATTACGTTTCTCGGATTACAAATCGGTTCAATATCAATGAAGCTTCTTGTTCCCaaagaaaagaagaaaagtGTCATCAAAGAAATAagaaactttttaaaactagATTGTTGCTCCCCAAGAAAGCTTGCTGGTTTAAAAGGAAAGCTAGTCGCACTGAAAGATGCATTCAGACTTTCCACTCGTCGAACAAACAAGTTTCACTCTCAGTGTCTGACTCTAGCCAATGGAGATTGGGATCAATCGTTCCCCATTCCTCAAGATGTCAAGTCAGAGATTTCACATTGGTTAACAGTTCTAAACCAATGGAATGGAAAAGAAATCAGTCTGTTTCCAAGTTACGACTATGTTCTTACAACCGATGCCTCGGAATCAGGTGCAGGTGCCACACTCAAGAAAGGAAACAAGGTAATCAAAACTTGGTCATTCCAGTGGTCAACAACTCAATCAAACATGTCGTCAAATCGTCGAGAAATGCTCGCGCTGCTAATGGCCTATCAAGCGCTATGTCAGAAACTGAACAACTGCAAGCTGAAGATTCAAACCGACAATACTACCACTCTCTCTTACATCAATCGCCAGGGTGGTCAGATACAAGATCTCTCAGTTCTGTTCGAACAACTTTGGAAACAATGCCTCAAGAAGAAAGTGAACTTGATTGGAGAGCATATTCCAGGATTCTTCAATGTAAAAGCACCTCAGCCGTCTTTCAGAGAAGAATCACAAATCATCGTCCAGAGTAATCAAGAGTTACAACTGGCAACTGAAGAAGGAAGTGTTCAATCGCATCCAACTTCAATTCGGTCAAATACAGATATATCTGTTCGCATCTCACCTCAACCATCAAACGAACAACTACTCAACAATCAGAATGAATGCACTCCACCTCGATTGGAGTCAATGGAAGCAATGTCTGGCCTTCCCACCACCCATTCTTTTGCCTTCTATCCTGGAGAAGATGAACTCATCCAGTTCGAAGAAGGTTTCTTTAATACTGATCTTCCCAATCTGGAGATCAGCAACTTGGTATCCGATGATTCAAGCACAAGTTCCTCGTCATCATCGTCACATGTTTCCTCAAGTACTGGGAACATTCCAAGAAGTATTGACCAAACAATCAGTAGAGTCGATACCAATCCAGATTCAACAACGTTGGAAACTGGGGATTATTCAACTTTCCAATATCATGTAATGTCCTTCGCTGgtacaacaaatacaaaaacAGCTGAGCTGTTAATGAAGTCTTGGGAACCTTCTACTCTCAAAGTATATAGCTCCAGTTATACAAGATTCCGCAATTTCTGTACTTTGAACTCTTTGAATCCAGCAAACATTACCTTAGTTGTTTTCATGGATTATCTTACACATCTGTTCAAACACAAACCTCCGTTAGCCTTCTCAACAATTAATGGTCATCGCTCTATGTTGAATCAGTTGTTACTCCTTAGGAATCAAACTGATATTGTTAATGATCCATTCATCACAAGAATTATGACTGGTATTCACAAGTTGCGTCCTTCATCTGCAAAGTATAAAGAGATATGGGATGCAAATCAAGTATTCAAGCACTTGTCTACTATCAAAGTCATCCCTAAGTACACATACACTGCGCTATTAAACAAGACACTTGTACTCTGTAAAACGTTTGGTTTAGCAAGATCATCAGACTTGGTGAAGTGGTCGTTCAAAGGTCTCATTATTACTACTGACTCAATCAAAGGTCCAGTTATCAATGCTAAAGAACAAAGAAATGGTGTTGTTTCAATCTTAGAATTAACTTCGTTAGATGATACTAACTCTCAAGTATGCCCT AATGAGGGCGAACAGCTCCAagttaatgatattaattcaattgtatTATCCTCACTCTCAAAGTCAGGTATTGATATTGCCAAGTTCAAATCTCACTCTACCCGTTCCTCTATGGCTTCTCTGCTGTTGTCCAATAACGTTCCGTTCCACGTTGTCAAGAAGATGGGTCGTTGGAAATCAAACGATACTGTGCCGGTTcgaaattttttattcttcgAATGTTCTTGTGTAAAAGTCACTCACACTAATCTTCAATCCATTGTCACATTTGTTCAATCTTTAATCAAACAGTCCAATTTTTAA